From one Geoalkalibacter halelectricus genomic stretch:
- the gcvPB gene encoding aminomethyl-transferring glycine dehydrogenase subunit GcvPB, which yields MTQVGTSGLQLNEKLLFEHSDKGRKGYSLPALDVPAAQLPAELVRTDIRGFPELSELDVVRHFTRLSTWNYGVDSGFYPLGSCTMKYNPKVNEVACRLPGFAGLHPHAPEDLSQGALELMYQLQQDLAETSGLPAVTLQPGAGAHGELAGMLMIRAWHEARGSRRGKVLIPDTAHGTNPATAALCGYQVIPVSSEGVLRAAAVAELMDEDVAALMITNPNTLGLFESEITEICRIVHERGGLVYCDGANLNALMGISRPGDLGIDVMHFNLHKTFATPHGGGGPGAGPVGVTAELAPFLPVPVVVRDEEGIRLDFERPQSIGTLKGFYGHFGVLVRAFAYIRSLGPDGLRKATEMAVLNANYLRARLEETYHLPYKARSLHEVVFSDRKLAGGCRTLDLAKRLIDYGFHPPTIYFPLVVAGAIMIEPTESESLESIDEFCEAMLAIAREAETQPELLKEAPRRTRVGRLDETRAARRPRLRWDGGGQVGEGQE from the coding sequence ATGACCCAGGTTGGAACCAGCGGCTTGCAGCTCAACGAAAAGCTGTTGTTCGAGCACTCGGACAAGGGGCGCAAGGGCTATAGCCTGCCCGCTCTGGACGTGCCGGCCGCGCAATTGCCCGCCGAATTGGTGCGCACGGACATCCGCGGCTTCCCCGAACTCTCGGAGCTTGACGTGGTGCGCCACTTCACCCGCCTCTCCACCTGGAATTACGGCGTCGACTCCGGGTTCTACCCCCTGGGCAGCTGCACCATGAAATACAACCCCAAGGTCAACGAGGTGGCCTGTCGTCTGCCGGGATTCGCCGGACTGCATCCCCATGCCCCCGAGGATCTGAGTCAGGGGGCGCTGGAACTCATGTATCAGTTGCAGCAGGATCTGGCCGAAACTTCCGGCCTTCCCGCGGTTACCCTGCAGCCCGGCGCCGGCGCCCATGGCGAGTTGGCCGGCATGCTCATGATTCGCGCCTGGCACGAAGCACGCGGCAGCCGCCGCGGCAAAGTCCTGATTCCCGATACCGCCCACGGCACCAATCCGGCCACGGCGGCCCTGTGCGGCTATCAGGTGATCCCGGTGTCCAGCGAAGGGGTGCTGCGCGCCGCGGCGGTGGCGGAATTGATGGATGAGGACGTTGCCGCCTTGATGATCACCAATCCCAACACCCTTGGGTTGTTCGAGAGCGAGATCACTGAAATCTGCCGCATCGTGCATGAACGCGGCGGCCTGGTCTATTGCGATGGCGCCAACCTCAACGCCCTGATGGGGATTTCGCGCCCCGGAGACCTGGGCATCGACGTCATGCACTTCAACCTGCACAAGACCTTCGCCACGCCCCACGGTGGTGGGGGACCCGGGGCCGGGCCGGTGGGGGTTACGGCCGAGCTTGCGCCGTTTCTGCCGGTGCCGGTCGTGGTGCGCGACGAAGAAGGGATTCGCCTGGATTTCGAGCGGCCCCAAAGCATCGGGACGCTCAAAGGCTTTTATGGGCATTTCGGGGTGCTGGTTCGGGCCTTTGCCTATATTCGCAGCTTAGGGCCGGACGGGCTGCGCAAGGCTACGGAAATGGCGGTGCTCAACGCCAATTACCTGCGCGCGCGTCTCGAGGAAACCTACCATTTGCCCTACAAGGCGCGCTCCCTGCACGAAGTCGTGTTCAGCGACCGCAAGCTCGCGGGCGGATGCCGGACCCTGGATCTGGCCAAGCGCCTGATCGACTACGGCTTTCATCCGCCGACCATTTATTTTCCCCTGGTGGTGGCCGGGGCCATCATGATCGAGCCGACCGAGAGTGAAAGCCTTGAATCCATCGATGAGTTTTGCGAGGCCATGCTTGCCATCGCGCGGGAAGCCGAAACGCAGCCCGAGTTGCTCAAGGAGGCGCCGCGGCGCACGCGGGTCGGCCGCCTCGATGAGACGCGTGCCGCGCGCCGGCCGCGCCTGCGCTGGGATGGCGGTGGGCAAGTAGGGGAAGGGCAGGAGTAG
- a CDS encoding methylenetetrahydrofolate reductase translates to MSHFSERLAGGEFVVTAEIAPPKGVALDLALGQADALPAEVVAVNVTDNQSANMRMAPLALAALLRQRGVEPILQMTCRDRNRMALQADLLAAAALGIENLLLLSGDHPRFGDHPQARPVFDLDSVQLLQAVQALMAGRDLAGRALTSAPVFCPGAAVTPEAEPFDLMFQKVQKKAAAGARFFQTQAVFSEEALARFMEHVRPLGVPVVMGVLLLKNARMARFLNEHIPGVRVPSDLINRLALAEDPLREGVEIARGLVATARRHCQGVHLMTLGCEDRISEILC, encoded by the coding sequence ATGTCGCATTTTTCCGAACGGTTGGCGGGCGGCGAATTCGTCGTCACCGCTGAAATTGCCCCGCCCAAGGGCGTGGCTTTGGATCTCGCCCTCGGCCAGGCTGATGCCCTGCCCGCCGAAGTCGTTGCGGTCAATGTCACCGACAACCAGAGCGCCAACATGCGCATGGCGCCCCTGGCCCTCGCGGCACTGCTGCGGCAGCGCGGCGTGGAGCCCATCCTGCAGATGACCTGTCGCGACCGCAACCGCATGGCCCTGCAGGCCGATCTGCTCGCCGCCGCCGCATTGGGAATAGAAAACCTGCTGCTGCTCTCCGGAGACCATCCGCGTTTCGGCGATCATCCCCAGGCCCGTCCTGTTTTCGACCTCGACTCGGTGCAATTGCTGCAGGCGGTTCAGGCGTTGATGGCGGGCCGGGATCTTGCCGGGCGCGCCTTGACGAGCGCGCCGGTTTTTTGCCCCGGCGCCGCGGTCACGCCCGAAGCCGAGCCCTTCGACTTGATGTTCCAGAAGGTGCAAAAGAAGGCGGCTGCCGGGGCTCGGTTCTTTCAGACCCAGGCGGTGTTTTCTGAAGAGGCCCTGGCGCGGTTCATGGAGCATGTGCGCCCCTTGGGCGTGCCGGTGGTGATGGGCGTGCTGCTGCTGAAAAACGCGCGCATGGCCCGCTTTCTCAACGAACACATCCCCGGGGTGCGCGTTCCGTCTGATCTGATCAATCGTCTGGCCCTAGCCGAGGATCCGCTGCGGGAAGGGGTCGAGATCGCCCGCGGGCTTGTCGCTACGGCGCGCCGCCATTGTCAGGGGGTGCATTTGATGACCCTTGGTTGCGAAGATAGGATTTCCGAAATTCTTTGCTAA
- the gcvT gene encoding glycine cleavage system aminomethyltransferase GcvT: MLKRTALYSVHRELGARMVEFGGWEMPVQYRGVIEEHLAVRHAAGLFDVSHMGEIEVQGRDALAFLQELTINDVARLANGQAQYTAMCYPDGGVVDDLLLYRFDAEHYLLCVNAANTEKDFAWIEQVLEDSQLSAVTCRNVSADFAQLALQGPGAALILSRLTDTDLSRIAGYHFYEGLVAQVPTLISRTGYTGEDGFELYSHPESAETLWNHLLAAGREDGLVPVGLGARDTLRLEMKYPLYGHELSPEISPLEAGLGWITRLEKSSFIGRQALLRQKEQGIARCLVGLRLTDAGVPRAGYPVYHGGEPIGIVTSGTLSPSLRQGIAIALVRSDVRRPGTLLEIGIRRRRVAAEIVKTPFVAR; the protein is encoded by the coding sequence ATGCTCAAACGAACCGCGCTTTATTCGGTGCATCGCGAGCTTGGTGCACGCATGGTGGAATTCGGCGGCTGGGAGATGCCGGTTCAGTACCGTGGCGTCATCGAGGAACATCTTGCGGTGCGCCATGCCGCCGGGCTGTTCGATGTCTCCCATATGGGTGAGATCGAGGTCCAGGGCCGCGACGCCTTGGCGTTTTTGCAGGAATTGACCATTAACGACGTCGCGCGCCTCGCCAATGGGCAGGCTCAATACACCGCCATGTGTTACCCCGACGGTGGAGTGGTTGACGATTTGCTGCTCTATCGGTTTGACGCCGAGCACTACCTGCTGTGCGTCAACGCAGCCAATACCGAAAAAGACTTCGCCTGGATCGAGCAAGTTCTGGAAGACAGCCAACTTTCCGCGGTCACCTGCCGCAACGTCAGCGCCGATTTTGCCCAGCTTGCCTTGCAGGGGCCCGGTGCCGCACTCATCCTTTCACGCTTGACCGACACCGATCTGAGCCGCATCGCCGGCTACCACTTCTACGAAGGTCTGGTGGCTCAAGTGCCGACGCTTATCTCGCGAACCGGCTACACGGGTGAGGATGGGTTTGAACTCTACTCTCATCCCGAGTCGGCCGAAACCCTTTGGAACCACCTGCTCGCCGCCGGCCGCGAGGATGGCCTGGTGCCGGTCGGTTTGGGTGCGCGCGACACCTTGCGGCTGGAAATGAAATATCCCCTCTACGGTCATGAGCTCAGCCCCGAGATCTCGCCCCTGGAAGCGGGCCTGGGTTGGATCACGCGCCTGGAAAAGTCCAGTTTCATCGGCCGACAGGCTCTGCTGCGGCAAAAAGAACAAGGAATCGCGCGCTGTCTGGTCGGGCTGCGGCTCACCGATGCGGGCGTGCCTCGCGCCGGTTATCCGGTCTATCACGGCGGGGAGCCCATCGGGATCGTGACCAGCGGGACGCTCTCCCCGAGTCTTCGCCAGGGCATTGCCATTGCTCTGGTGCGCAGCGATGTGCGCCGGCCCGGCACTTTGCTTGAAATCGGCATTCGCCGGCGCCGGGTGGCGGCGGAAATCGTTAAAACCCCCTTTGTCGCAAGGTAA
- a CDS encoding methylenetetrahydrofolate reductase C-terminal domain-containing protein gives MIISRQKDKAELLHHLEGKHKLFLVGCAACATACKAGGEEEIFQMQDWLAAHDREVTGSVVIQEACHIMRVARDLRQHRTAVQEADALLVLTCGAGVQSLSANTEKRVIGALDSLFLGNVRRLGQYEEKCSLCGDCILNETAGICPVTNCAKSLLNGPCGGMEDGRCEADRDNDCAWLLIYERLTRQGRQGVFARVVPNKDWGRRHQPGRHRL, from the coding sequence ATGATTATCAGTCGGCAAAAGGACAAGGCCGAGCTTCTGCACCATCTGGAAGGAAAGCACAAGCTGTTTCTGGTGGGCTGTGCCGCGTGCGCCACGGCGTGCAAGGCCGGCGGTGAGGAGGAGATCTTCCAGATGCAGGATTGGCTGGCCGCGCATGACCGCGAGGTGACGGGCAGCGTGGTGATTCAGGAAGCCTGTCACATCATGCGTGTCGCCCGAGATCTGCGGCAGCATCGAACGGCCGTGCAGGAGGCAGATGCGTTGCTGGTCCTGACCTGTGGCGCGGGCGTGCAATCACTTTCTGCCAATACCGAAAAGCGGGTCATCGGCGCCCTGGATTCCCTGTTCCTCGGCAATGTGCGGCGTCTCGGGCAATACGAGGAAAAATGCTCGCTGTGCGGTGACTGCATCCTGAATGAAACTGCCGGGATCTGCCCCGTCACCAATTGCGCGAAAAGCCTCCTCAATGGTCCTTGCGGCGGGATGGAAGACGGGCGCTGCGAAGCCGATCGCGATAACGACTGCGCCTGGCTGCTGATTTATGAACGCCTCACGCGCCAAGGCCGCCAGGGGGTGTTCGCGCGGGTTGTGCCCAATAAAGATTGGGGACGGCGCCACCAGCCGGGCCGGCATCGGTTATAG
- the gcvH gene encoding glycine cleavage system protein GcvH: MEFPEDLKYTEEHEWVLVEDELVTVGITDFAQDSLGDVVFVELPEVGVKVEAGKAFGVVESVKAVSDIYSPVTGEVVEVNEELPETPEILNTSPYEDGWMVKIRLSDPGELDELLDAESYREFIEEL; this comes from the coding sequence ATGGAATTCCCCGAGGATCTCAAGTACACCGAAGAGCACGAATGGGTTCTGGTCGAGGATGAACTGGTGACCGTGGGCATCACGGATTTCGCTCAGGATTCCCTTGGAGACGTGGTGTTCGTCGAACTGCCGGAGGTCGGCGTCAAAGTCGAGGCGGGCAAGGCCTTCGGGGTGGTCGAATCGGTCAAGGCGGTGTCCGACATCTATTCGCCGGTGACCGGTGAGGTGGTGGAAGTCAACGAGGAACTGCCGGAAACACCGGAAATTCTCAACACCTCTCCTTACGAGGACGGCTGGATGGTCAAGATTCGCTTGAGCGACCCCGGTGAGCTTGACGAGTTGCTCGATGCGGAGAGCTACCGCGAGTTCATTGAGGAACTATAG
- the gcvPA gene encoding aminomethyl-transferring glycine dehydrogenase subunit GcvPA: protein MRYIPHTEEDVRHMLAAIGAGSVEELFCEIPSAARLKRPLQLPAARSESELLAELAELALRNATAETHRMFLGGGAYNHFIPAAVDHLISRSEFYTAYTPYQPEISQGTLQAIFEFQTLICQLTGMDVANASMYDGASACAEAVLMAARATKRARVLLARSLHPDYRATVATYCRYLDLELVEIDFDASGRTDPDRLQAELDERCAALVLGYPNFFGVIEDLGTAARLASGHGARLIAAVQEPLALGLLKPPAELGADIVVGEGQSFGLPLAFGGPYLGFFAARSQDLRNLPGRLVGETLDVNGRRGFVLTLATREQHIRREKATSNICSNQGLCALAATIYLALLGRRGLRETAEHNLAKAAYARKQIAALSGFTIPFSGEVFNEFVVEGPKKAADVLRRVQEQGILGGIPLVRWYPDMPQRFLVCVTEQNRRDDIDALCAALAGGAL, encoded by the coding sequence ATGCGCTATATTCCGCACACCGAAGAGGATGTTCGGCACATGCTGGCGGCGATCGGGGCAGGTTCGGTCGAAGAGCTGTTTTGCGAAATTCCGTCCGCGGCGCGCCTTAAGCGGCCGCTGCAGTTGCCGGCGGCGCGCAGCGAATCCGAACTGCTCGCCGAGCTTGCCGAACTGGCGCTGCGCAACGCCACCGCCGAAACCCATCGCATGTTTCTCGGCGGCGGCGCCTACAACCACTTCATACCGGCGGCCGTCGATCACCTCATCTCGCGTAGCGAATTCTACACCGCCTACACACCCTATCAGCCCGAAATCAGTCAGGGAACCCTGCAGGCCATCTTCGAATTCCAGACCCTGATCTGCCAGTTGACCGGCATGGATGTGGCCAACGCCTCCATGTACGACGGTGCTTCGGCCTGCGCCGAGGCAGTGCTGATGGCCGCCCGCGCCACCAAACGTGCGCGGGTGCTGCTGGCGCGCTCCCTGCACCCCGATTATCGGGCGACCGTGGCCACCTATTGCCGCTACCTTGACCTGGAATTGGTCGAGATCGATTTCGACGCCTCGGGTCGCACCGATCCGGATCGACTGCAAGCCGAACTCGATGAGCGCTGTGCCGCCCTGGTGCTCGGCTACCCCAATTTTTTCGGTGTCATCGAGGATCTGGGAACTGCGGCGCGTCTTGCCTCCGGCCACGGGGCACGTCTCATCGCCGCCGTGCAGGAGCCTCTGGCGCTGGGGCTTTTAAAGCCCCCGGCGGAACTCGGCGCCGATATCGTGGTGGGCGAGGGGCAAAGTTTCGGCCTGCCCCTGGCCTTCGGCGGCCCCTATCTGGGCTTTTTCGCCGCGCGTTCCCAGGATCTGCGCAACCTGCCGGGGCGCCTGGTGGGCGAGACCCTGGACGTCAACGGGCGGCGCGGCTTCGTTTTGACCCTGGCAACGCGCGAGCAGCACATCCGGCGAGAAAAAGCCACTTCCAACATCTGCTCCAACCAAGGACTGTGCGCCCTGGCCGCCACCATCTATCTCGCCCTGCTCGGTCGCCGCGGGTTGCGTGAAACGGCCGAGCACAATCTGGCCAAGGCCGCCTATGCGCGCAAGCAGATTGCTGCCTTGTCCGGGTTTACCATTCCTTTTAGCGGGGAGGTTTTCAACGAGTTCGTGGTGGAGGGACCGAAAAAGGCCGCGGATGTGCTGCGTCGGGTGCAGGAGCAGGGCATTCTGGGCGGCATTCCCCTGGTGCGCTGGTATCCGGATATGCCCCAGCGCTTTCTAGTGTGCGTGACCGAGCAGAACCGGCGGGACGATATCGACGCGCTCTGCGCGGCCCTGGCCGGAGGTGCCCTATGA